Proteins encoded together in one Streptomyces sp. TLI_171 window:
- a CDS encoding DMT family transporter, whose protein sequence is MAVLSIDARPRPLRDLPLLAVAVVWGSSFLVVKRVAEPDTVVAVLALRFGLVLPLLGAVVGRRLRGLTAAQWGGGALLGLVLGAIFLLETYGAVHTSATNAGLVISLTMVFTPLAEAALRRVAPSAAFLGAAGLSVLGVALLTGDGGLRAPSGGDLLVLGAAGVRTVNVLASARLRSVRGVDALALTWVQLAFATVVFVVAAPFAGPSPLAVAASFDAQRWALLLYLSLFCTLFAFFVQLWAVRATSPSRVSLLLGTEPLWAAVFGIALAGDRPGLLALSGAVAVLAGTEWGRRRAPLLESL, encoded by the coding sequence ATGGCCGTGCTGTCCATCGATGCCCGTCCGCGACCGCTGCGGGACCTGCCGCTGCTGGCGGTGGCGGTGGTGTGGGGCTCCAGCTTCCTGGTGGTGAAGCGGGTCGCCGAGCCGGACACCGTGGTGGCGGTGCTGGCGCTGCGGTTCGGGCTGGTGCTGCCGCTGCTGGGAGCGGTGGTCGGGCGGCGGCTGCGCGGGCTGACGGCGGCGCAGTGGGGCGGCGGGGCGCTGCTCGGACTGGTGCTGGGCGCGATCTTCCTGCTGGAGACGTACGGGGCGGTGCACACCTCGGCGACCAACGCCGGGCTGGTGATCAGCCTGACCATGGTGTTCACCCCGCTCGCGGAGGCCGCGCTGCGCCGGGTCGCGCCCTCGGCGGCGTTCCTCGGGGCGGCGGGCCTGTCGGTGCTGGGCGTGGCGCTGCTGACCGGTGACGGCGGCCTGCGGGCCCCTTCGGGAGGCGACCTGCTGGTGCTGGGCGCGGCCGGGGTGCGGACGGTCAACGTGCTCGCCAGCGCCCGGCTGCGGTCGGTCCGCGGGGTGGACGCGCTCGCCCTGACCTGGGTCCAACTGGCTTTCGCCACCGTGGTGTTCGTGGTCGCGGCGCCGTTCGCCGGCCCCTCGCCGCTGGCCGTCGCGGCCTCGTTCGATGCGCAGCGCTGGGCGCTGCTGCTGTACCTCTCGCTGTTCTGCACGCTGTTCGCGTTCTTCGTCCAGCTCTGGGCGGTGCGGGCCACTTCGCCGTCCCGGGTGAGCCTGCTGCTGGGCACCGAGCCGCTCTGGGCGGCGGTCTTCGGCATCGCGCTGGCCGGCGACCGACCCGGTCTGCTCGCCCTGTCGGGGGCGGTGGCGGTGCTGGCGGGCACCGAGTGGGGCCGGCGTCGGGCGCCCCTCCTTGAGAGCTTGTGA
- a CDS encoding demethylmenaquinone methyltransferase — protein MTRAHLDKQPQDVAAMFDDVAAKYDRTNDVLSLGQARLWRRAVADAVGAVAGQRILDLGAGTGTSSLPFLEAGADVVPCDFSLGMLTEGKSRHPELALTAGDATRLPFADDSFDAVTISFALRNVQEHEVAMRELLRVTKPGGKLVICEFSTPTWTPFRTVYTEYLMRALPPVATKVSSNPEAYVYLAESIRAWPDQPALAAELQQAGWTKVAWRNLTGGIVALHRGFKAP, from the coding sequence GTGACCCGAGCCCATCTGGACAAGCAGCCGCAGGACGTCGCCGCCATGTTCGACGATGTCGCGGCCAAGTACGACCGCACCAACGACGTGCTCTCGCTGGGCCAGGCCCGGCTGTGGCGCCGCGCGGTGGCCGATGCGGTGGGGGCCGTGGCGGGCCAGCGCATCCTCGACCTCGGGGCGGGCACCGGCACCTCCTCGCTGCCCTTCCTGGAGGCCGGCGCGGACGTCGTCCCCTGCGACTTCTCCCTCGGCATGCTGACCGAGGGCAAGAGCCGCCACCCCGAACTCGCCCTCACCGCGGGCGACGCCACCCGGCTGCCGTTCGCCGACGACTCCTTCGACGCGGTGACCATCTCCTTCGCGCTGCGCAACGTGCAGGAGCACGAGGTGGCGATGCGCGAGCTGCTCCGGGTCACCAAGCCCGGCGGCAAGCTGGTGATCTGCGAGTTCTCCACCCCGACCTGGACGCCGTTCCGGACCGTCTACACCGAGTACCTGATGCGGGCGCTGCCGCCGGTGGCGACCAAGGTGTCCTCCAACCCCGAGGCGTACGTGTACCTCGCCGAGTCGATCCGGGCCTGGCCGGACCAGCCCGCGCTGGCCGCCGAACTGCAGCAGGCCGGCTGGACGAAGGTCGCCTGGCGCAACCTGACCGGCGGCATCGTGGCTCTCCACCGCGGCTTCAAGGCCCCGTAG
- the nuoE gene encoding NADH-quinone oxidoreductase subunit NuoE, which translates to MPALPAKPYPPEVEQRLAADAAELIARYPQSRSALLPLLHLVQAEDGCVTPTGIRFCAEQLDLTTAEVTAVATFYTMYRRRPAGEYHVGVCTNTLCAVLGGDQIFDELSEHLGIVNNRTTEDGSVSIERIECNAACDYAPVVMVNWEFFDNQTPDSAKQLVDQLRAGQEVRPTRGAKLCSFKETSRILAGFPDERPGANDESGAGGAPSLAGLRLAKGEALPGTPGAKVVSPRHEGTEA; encoded by the coding sequence CTGCCGGCGCTGCCGGCCAAGCCCTACCCGCCGGAGGTCGAGCAGCGACTGGCCGCCGACGCGGCCGAACTGATCGCCCGTTACCCGCAGTCCCGCTCGGCGCTGCTGCCGCTGCTGCACCTGGTGCAGGCCGAGGACGGCTGCGTCACGCCGACCGGGATCCGGTTCTGCGCCGAGCAGTTGGACCTGACCACGGCCGAGGTGACCGCAGTCGCGACCTTCTACACGATGTACCGGCGGCGCCCGGCCGGCGAGTACCACGTCGGCGTCTGCACCAACACGCTGTGCGCGGTGCTCGGCGGCGACCAGATCTTCGACGAGCTCTCCGAGCACCTCGGGATCGTCAACAACCGCACCACCGAGGACGGTTCGGTCTCGATCGAGCGGATCGAGTGCAACGCGGCCTGCGACTACGCGCCCGTGGTGATGGTCAACTGGGAGTTCTTCGACAACCAGACCCCGGACAGCGCCAAGCAGCTGGTCGACCAGCTGCGGGCCGGCCAGGAGGTCCGGCCGACCCGCGGCGCCAAGCTCTGCTCGTTCAAGGAGACCTCGCGGATCCTGGCGGGCTTCCCCGACGAGCGCCCCGGCGCCAACGACGAGTCCGGGGCCGGCGGCGCCCCCTCGCTGGCCGGCCTGCGGTTGGCCAAGGGCGAGGCGCTGCCCGGCACTCCGGGCGCCAAGGTGGTCTCCCCCCGGCACGAAGGGACGGAAGCGTGA
- the nuoF gene encoding NADH-quinone oxidoreductase subunit NuoF, protein MTSAEPAEKLLSPVLSASWDDHRPWTLDTYRRHGGYDGLRAALAMAPDDVIALVKDAGLRGRGGAGFPTGMKWQFIPQNDGKPHYLVVNADESEPGTCKDIPLLFANPHSLIEGMIIASYAIRCEHAFIYLRGEVVPVLRRLQAAVAEAYAAGLLGQDVQGSGINLDITVHAGAGAYICGEETALLDSLEGRRGQPRLRPPFPAIAGLYACPTVVNNVESIASVPPILARGKDWFKSLGTEKSPGFTLYSLSGHVTNPGQYEAPLGVTLRQLLDISGGVRAGHRIKFWTPGGSSTPMFTEEHLDVPLDYEGVGAAGSMLGTKALQVFDETTCVVRAVTRWTEFYAHESCGKCTPCREGTYWLVQLLKRIEAGQGVAGDLEKLLDIADNINGKSFCALGDGAASPIVSSLQHFRAEYEQHVNEHRCPFDPAASTVWADRASVHESATEREVHA, encoded by the coding sequence ATGACCTCCGCCGAGCCGGCCGAGAAGCTGCTCTCCCCGGTCCTCTCCGCGTCCTGGGACGACCACCGCCCCTGGACCCTCGACACCTACCGCCGGCACGGCGGCTACGACGGCCTGCGCGCCGCCCTCGCGATGGCCCCGGACGACGTGATCGCCCTGGTCAAGGACGCGGGCCTGCGCGGGCGCGGCGGCGCCGGCTTCCCGACCGGGATGAAGTGGCAGTTCATCCCGCAGAACGACGGCAAGCCGCACTACCTGGTGGTCAACGCCGACGAGTCCGAACCGGGCACCTGCAAGGACATCCCGCTGCTGTTCGCCAACCCGCACTCGCTGATCGAGGGCATGATCATCGCCTCGTACGCGATCCGCTGCGAGCACGCCTTCATCTACCTGCGCGGCGAGGTCGTGCCGGTGCTGCGCCGCCTGCAGGCCGCGGTCGCCGAGGCCTACGCGGCCGGGCTGCTCGGCCAGGACGTCCAGGGCTCCGGCATCAACCTGGACATCACCGTGCACGCCGGCGCGGGCGCCTACATCTGCGGCGAGGAGACGGCGCTGCTGGACTCGCTGGAGGGCCGCCGCGGCCAGCCCCGGCTGCGGCCGCCGTTCCCGGCGATCGCCGGCCTGTACGCCTGCCCGACGGTGGTGAACAACGTCGAGTCGATCGCCTCGGTGCCGCCGATCCTGGCCCGCGGCAAGGACTGGTTCAAGTCGCTGGGCACCGAGAAGTCGCCCGGCTTCACGCTGTACTCGCTGTCCGGGCACGTCACCAACCCCGGCCAGTACGAGGCCCCGCTCGGCGTCACGCTCCGTCAGCTGCTGGACATCTCCGGCGGCGTCCGGGCCGGGCACCGGATCAAGTTCTGGACCCCGGGCGGCTCCTCCACGCCGATGTTCACCGAGGAGCACCTCGACGTCCCGCTGGACTACGAGGGCGTCGGCGCGGCCGGCTCGATGCTCGGCACCAAGGCCCTGCAGGTGTTCGACGAGACCACCTGCGTGGTGCGGGCCGTCACCCGGTGGACCGAGTTCTACGCCCACGAGTCCTGCGGCAAGTGCACCCCCTGCCGCGAGGGCACCTACTGGCTGGTCCAGCTGCTCAAGCGGATCGAGGCCGGCCAGGGCGTCGCGGGCGACCTGGAGAAGCTGCTGGACATCGCCGACAACATCAACGGCAAGTCCTTCTGCGCGCTGGGCGACGGCGCCGCCAGCCCGATCGTCTCCTCGCTGCAGCACTTCCGCGCCGAGTACGAGCAGCACGTCAACGAGCACCGCTGCCCGTTCGACCCGGCGGCCTCCACCGTCTGGGCCGACCGGGCCTCCGTCCACGAGTCCGCCACCGAGAGGGAGGTGCACGCGTGA
- a CDS encoding NADH-quinone oxidoreductase subunit C, whose protein sequence is MTDPQKPEVPATRREIPVEVVGARQGMFGAGGTGDTSGFGGLNAPIVLPGPSERPYGGYFDEVADEFEGALEEQGLDPAEVIGKTVVDRGELTFHIEREHLLNSVRILRDDPALRFELCLGVSGVHYPGDKGRELHAVYHLRSITHTRLIRLEVTAPDADPRIPSVVSVYPTNDWHERETYDFFGLVFEGHPALTRIMMPDDWLGHPQRKDYPLGGIPVEYKGAQIPAPDQRRSYS, encoded by the coding sequence ATGACGGACCCTCAGAAGCCCGAAGTCCCGGCCACCAGGCGGGAGATCCCGGTCGAGGTGGTCGGCGCCCGGCAGGGCATGTTCGGCGCCGGCGGCACCGGCGACACCTCCGGCTTCGGCGGCCTGAACGCCCCGATCGTGCTGCCCGGCCCGAGCGAGCGCCCGTACGGCGGCTACTTCGACGAGGTGGCCGACGAGTTCGAGGGCGCGCTGGAGGAACAGGGCCTCGACCCGGCCGAGGTGATCGGGAAGACCGTCGTCGACCGCGGCGAGCTGACCTTCCACATCGAGCGCGAGCACCTGCTGAACTCGGTGCGCATCCTGCGCGACGACCCCGCGCTGCGGTTCGAGCTCTGCCTCGGCGTCAGCGGCGTGCACTACCCGGGCGACAAGGGCCGGGAGCTGCACGCGGTCTACCACCTGCGCTCGATCACCCACACCCGGCTGATCCGGCTGGAGGTGACCGCGCCGGACGCGGACCCGCGGATCCCGTCGGTGGTGAGCGTCTACCCGACCAACGACTGGCACGAGCGGGAGACCTACGACTTCTTCGGCCTGGTCTTCGAGGGCCACCCGGCGCTCACCCGGATCATGATGCCGGACGACTGGCTGGGGCACCCGCAGCGCAAGGACTACCCGCTCGGCGGCATCCCCGTCGAGTACAAGGGCGCCCAGATCCCGGCTCCCGACCAGCGGAGGTCGTACAGCTGA
- a CDS encoding NADH-quinone oxidoreductase subunit A — translation MNAYAPILVLGAIAAAFAVGSVVMASLTGPKRYNRAKLEAYECGIEPTPQPVGGGRFPIKYYLTAMLFIVFDIEIVFLYPWAVSFDALGIFGLVEMLVFIATVFVAYAYVWRRGGLEWD, via the coding sequence ATGAATGCCTACGCGCCGATCCTCGTACTCGGTGCCATCGCGGCGGCGTTCGCGGTCGGCTCCGTCGTGATGGCCTCGCTCACCGGCCCGAAGCGCTACAACCGGGCCAAGTTGGAGGCGTACGAGTGCGGCATCGAACCGACCCCGCAGCCGGTGGGCGGCGGTCGGTTCCCGATCAAGTACTACCTGACGGCGATGCTGTTCATCGTCTTCGACATCGAGATCGTCTTCCTCTACCCGTGGGCGGTCAGCTTCGACGCCCTGGGGATCTTCGGGCTGGTCGAGATGCTCGTGTTCATCGCCACCGTGTTCGTCGCCTACGCCTACGTCTGGCGTCGCGGCGGCCTGGAGTGGGACTGA
- a CDS encoding NADH-quinone oxidoreductase subunit B family protein, with protein MGIEEKLPSGFLLTSVEAAAGWVRKASLFPATFGLACCAIEMMTTGAGRYDLARFGMEVFRGSPRQADLMIVAGRVSQKMAPVLRQVYDQMPNPKWVISMGVCASSGGMFNNYAIVQGVDHIVPVDIYLPGCPPRPEMLMDAILKLHEKIQHEKLGVNRRRAEEEAERLALQATPTSEMRGLLR; from the coding sequence ATGGGTATCGAGGAGAAGCTGCCGAGCGGCTTTCTGCTCACCAGCGTGGAGGCCGCCGCGGGCTGGGTGCGGAAGGCGTCGCTCTTCCCGGCCACCTTCGGTCTGGCCTGCTGCGCGATCGAGATGATGACCACCGGCGCGGGCCGCTACGACCTGGCCCGGTTCGGCATGGAGGTCTTCCGCGGCTCGCCGCGGCAGGCCGACCTGATGATCGTGGCCGGCCGGGTCAGCCAGAAGATGGCGCCGGTGCTGCGGCAGGTCTACGACCAGATGCCGAACCCGAAGTGGGTCATCTCGATGGGCGTGTGCGCGTCCTCCGGCGGCATGTTCAACAACTACGCGATCGTCCAGGGCGTCGACCACATCGTGCCGGTGGACATCTACCTGCCGGGCTGCCCGCCCCGCCCGGAGATGCTGATGGACGCGATCCTGAAGCTGCACGAGAAGATCCAGCACGAGAAGCTCGGCGTGAACCGCCGCCGGGCCGAGGAGGAGGCCGAGCGCCTCGCGCTGCAGGCCACCCCGACCAGCGAGATGCGGGGGCTGCTGCGATGA
- a CDS encoding NADH-quinone oxidoreductase subunit D: MSSTHYEAGSRETTEGRVFTVTGGDWGEVAEAVAGADDERIIVNMGPQHPSTHGVLRLILEIDGETVTEARCGIGYLHTGIEKNMEFRSWVQGTTFVTRMDYLTPLYNETAYCLAVEKLLGITADVPERATVIRVLMMELNRISSHLVALATGGMEIGSTTLMIYGFRDREVVLDIFELVTGLRMNHAYVRPGGLAQDLPPGAVDRIREGVKLLRGRMHEYDKLATDNPVFKARLVDVGFLDLPGCLALGATGPILRATGLPHDLRKSEPYCGYENYEFDVAVADTADSYGRFLIRLEEMKQSLRIVEQCLDRLKPGPVMVADKKIAWPSQLAVGPDGMGNSLDHIRKIMGTSMEALIHHFKLVTEGFHVPVGQAYAAVESPKGELGVHVVSDGGTRPYRVHFRDPSFTNLQTMAAMCEGAPLADVIVSVAGIDPVMGGVDR; encoded by the coding sequence ATGAGCAGCACCCACTACGAAGCAGGGTCCCGGGAGACCACCGAGGGACGGGTGTTCACCGTCACCGGCGGCGACTGGGGCGAGGTCGCGGAGGCCGTGGCGGGCGCCGACGACGAGCGGATCATCGTCAACATGGGCCCGCAGCACCCGTCCACCCACGGCGTGCTGCGGCTGATCCTGGAGATCGACGGCGAGACGGTCACCGAGGCCCGCTGCGGCATCGGCTACCTGCACACCGGCATCGAGAAGAACATGGAGTTCCGCTCCTGGGTGCAGGGCACCACGTTCGTGACGCGGATGGACTACCTCACCCCGCTGTACAACGAGACCGCCTACTGCCTGGCCGTCGAGAAGCTCCTCGGGATCACCGCCGATGTGCCCGAACGGGCCACCGTGATCCGGGTGCTGATGATGGAGCTGAACCGGATCTCCTCGCACCTGGTGGCGCTGGCCACCGGCGGCATGGAGATCGGCTCCACCACCCTGATGATCTACGGCTTCCGGGACCGCGAGGTCGTCCTCGACATCTTCGAGCTGGTCACCGGCCTGCGGATGAACCACGCGTACGTCCGCCCCGGCGGCCTGGCCCAGGACCTGCCGCCCGGCGCGGTCGACAGGATCCGCGAGGGCGTGAAGCTGCTCCGCGGCCGGATGCACGAGTACGACAAACTCGCCACCGACAACCCGGTGTTCAAGGCCCGGCTGGTCGACGTCGGCTTCCTCGACCTGCCCGGCTGCCTGGCCCTCGGCGCCACCGGCCCGATCCTGCGGGCCACCGGGCTGCCGCACGACCTGCGCAAGTCCGAGCCGTACTGCGGGTACGAGAACTACGAGTTCGACGTGGCGGTGGCCGACACCGCCGACTCCTACGGGCGGTTCCTGATCCGCCTGGAGGAGATGAAGCAGTCGCTGCGGATCGTCGAGCAGTGCCTGGACCGGCTGAAGCCCGGACCGGTGATGGTGGCCGACAAGAAGATCGCCTGGCCGTCCCAGCTGGCCGTCGGCCCGGACGGCATGGGCAACTCGCTGGACCACATCCGGAAGATCATGGGCACCTCGATGGAGGCCCTGATCCACCACTTCAAGCTGGTCACCGAGGGCTTCCACGTTCCGGTCGGGCAGGCGTACGCCGCGGTGGAGTCGCCCAAGGGCGAACTCGGCGTGCACGTGGTCAGCGACGGCGGCACCCGGCCCTACCGGGTGCACTTCCGCGACCCGTCGTTCACCAACCTGCAGACGATGGCCGCGATGTGCGAGGGCGCCCCGCTGGCCGACGTGATCGTGTCGGTGGCCGGGATCGACCCGGTGATGGGAGGCGTGGACCGGTGA
- the mqnC gene encoding cyclic dehypoxanthinyl futalosine synthase, with amino-acid sequence MSEQNLSATQLQAVLDRAAEGGRITAEEALELYRSAPLHALGAAADAVRRRRYAGVEHIATYIIERNINYTNVCVTACKFCAFYVPPKSDKGWSRELDEILRRCAETVELGGTQIMFQGGHHPDYGVEYYEQNFAAIKAEFPQLVIHSLGASEVEHMAKISGVSVEEAITRIHAAGLDSFAGAGAELLPERPRKAIAPLKESGERWLEIMETAHRLGVESTSTMLMGTGETNAERIEHLRMIREVQDRTGGFRAFIPYTYQPQNNHLKGSTQATVFEYLRMIAIARLFLDNVAHIQGSWLTTGKEAGQLSLHYGADDLGSVMLEENVVSAAGAKHRSNLHELIHLIRTAGRVPAQRSTTYQHLRVLDDPANDPVDPRVASHIASTAIEGGTAHPELTILATS; translated from the coding sequence CCGAGGAGGCGCTGGAGCTCTACCGCTCGGCCCCCCTGCACGCGCTCGGCGCGGCCGCCGACGCGGTGCGCCGGCGGCGGTACGCGGGCGTCGAGCACATCGCCACGTACATCATCGAACGGAACATCAACTACACCAACGTCTGCGTGACGGCGTGCAAGTTCTGCGCGTTCTACGTCCCGCCGAAGAGCGACAAGGGCTGGTCGCGGGAGCTCGACGAGATCCTCCGCCGCTGCGCCGAGACGGTGGAACTGGGCGGCACCCAGATCATGTTCCAGGGCGGGCACCACCCCGACTACGGGGTCGAGTACTACGAGCAGAACTTCGCCGCGATCAAGGCCGAGTTCCCGCAGCTGGTGATCCACTCGCTGGGCGCCTCCGAGGTCGAGCACATGGCGAAGATCTCCGGCGTCTCCGTCGAGGAGGCCATCACCCGGATCCACGCGGCCGGCCTGGACTCCTTCGCCGGCGCCGGCGCCGAACTGCTGCCGGAGCGGCCGCGCAAGGCGATCGCCCCGCTCAAGGAGTCCGGCGAGCGCTGGCTGGAGATCATGGAGACCGCGCACCGCCTCGGCGTCGAGTCCACCTCCACCATGCTGATGGGCACCGGCGAGACCAACGCCGAGCGGATCGAGCACCTGCGGATGATCCGCGAGGTGCAGGACCGCACCGGCGGCTTCCGGGCCTTCATCCCCTACACCTACCAGCCGCAGAACAACCACCTGAAGGGCTCGACCCAGGCCACGGTCTTCGAGTACCTGCGGATGATCGCCATCGCCCGGCTGTTCCTCGACAACGTGGCGCACATCCAGGGCTCCTGGCTGACCACCGGCAAGGAGGCCGGCCAGCTGTCGCTGCACTACGGCGCGGACGACCTGGGCTCGGTGATGCTGGAGGAGAACGTGGTCTCGGCGGCCGGCGCCAAGCACCGCTCCAACCTGCACGAGCTGATCCACCTGATCCGCACCGCCGGCCGGGTTCCCGCGCAGCGCTCCACCACCTACCAGCACCTGCGGGTGCTGGACGACCCGGCGAACGACCCGGTCGACCCGCGGGTGGCCTCGCACATCGCCTCCACCGCGATCGAAGGCGGCACCGCCCACCCCGAGTTGACCATCCTGGCGACGAGCTGA
- a CDS encoding geranylgeranyl reductase family protein: protein MTEIAVESTADVIVVGAGPAGSTTAYWLAQAGLDVLLLEKTEFPREKVCGDGLTPRAVKQLVDMGIDVSAENGWLRNKGLRIIGGGVRLELDWPDLAAFPDYGLVRKRADFDELLARQAQKAGARLYENCNVSGPVQDRTGRITGVTAKLGPDKREVEFHAPLVVAADGNSTRLSLAMGLHRIESRPMGVAYRTYFTSPRHDDDYLESWLELWDTRGGQKKLLPGYGWIFGMGDGTSNVGLGILNSSPAFGDLNWREVLKSWCASMPEEWGYTPENMTEPIRGAALPMAFNRQPHYTKGLLLVGDAGGMVNPFNGEGIAYAMESGQLAAGVIVQAMARITPEGRERALARYPQILKDTYGGYYTLGRAFVKLIGNDKVMRIAAERGLTHPVLMKFVLKLLANLTDPTGGDVADRIINGLTKVAPRA from the coding sequence ATGACCGAGATCGCCGTCGAGTCCACCGCCGACGTCATCGTGGTCGGCGCCGGTCCGGCCGGCTCCACCACCGCGTACTGGCTGGCCCAGGCGGGCCTGGACGTGCTGCTGCTGGAGAAGACCGAGTTCCCGCGCGAGAAGGTGTGCGGCGACGGCCTGACCCCGCGGGCCGTCAAGCAGCTGGTGGACATGGGCATCGACGTGTCCGCCGAGAACGGCTGGCTGCGCAACAAGGGCCTGCGGATCATCGGCGGCGGCGTCCGGCTGGAGCTGGACTGGCCGGACCTGGCCGCGTTCCCCGACTACGGACTGGTGCGCAAGCGCGCCGACTTCGACGAACTGCTGGCCCGGCAGGCGCAGAAGGCCGGCGCCCGGCTGTACGAGAACTGCAACGTCAGCGGCCCGGTGCAGGACCGCACCGGGCGGATCACCGGCGTCACCGCCAAGCTCGGCCCGGACAAGCGCGAGGTCGAGTTCCACGCACCGCTGGTGGTGGCCGCCGACGGCAACTCCACCCGGCTCTCGCTGGCCATGGGCCTGCACCGGATCGAGTCCCGGCCGATGGGCGTCGCCTACCGGACGTACTTCACCTCGCCCCGGCACGACGACGACTACCTGGAGTCCTGGCTGGAGCTCTGGGACACCCGGGGCGGGCAGAAGAAGCTGCTGCCCGGCTACGGCTGGATCTTCGGCATGGGCGACGGCACCTCCAACGTGGGCCTCGGCATCCTGAACTCCTCGCCCGCCTTCGGCGACCTCAACTGGCGCGAGGTGCTGAAGAGCTGGTGCGCCAGCATGCCCGAGGAGTGGGGCTACACCCCGGAGAACATGACCGAGCCGATCCGCGGCGCCGCGCTGCCGATGGCCTTCAACCGGCAGCCGCACTACACCAAGGGCCTGCTGCTGGTCGGCGACGCCGGCGGCATGGTCAACCCGTTCAACGGCGAGGGCATCGCCTATGCGATGGAATCCGGCCAACTCGCGGCCGGCGTCATCGTGCAGGCGATGGCCAGGATCACGCCCGAGGGCCGCGAGCGCGCCCTGGCGCGCTACCCGCAGATCCTCAAGGACACCTACGGCGGCTACTACACGCTGGGCCGGGCGTTCGTGAAGCTGATCGGCAACGACAAGGTGATGCGGATCGCCGCCGAGCGCGGCCTCACCCACCCCGTGCTGATGAAGTTCGTCCTCAAGCTGCTCGCCAACCTGACCGACCCGACCGGCGGCGACGTCGCCGACCGCATCATCAACGGCCTGACCAAGGTCGCCCCGCGCGCCTGA